In Oncorhynchus nerka isolate Pitt River linkage group LG21, Oner_Uvic_2.0, whole genome shotgun sequence, the following are encoded in one genomic region:
- the LOC115103635 gene encoding thyrotroph embryonic factor-like: MDIPPPNILEGDDEIEKKKLCSADNGEAGVGGASGGTGGTGIGGVSASLTPAIWEKTIPYDGETFHLEYMDLDEFLQENGIPVTLEEELQKSLAQEETKGTRPPFTTSDTETVTLTLEPAEQEKEEEDGDDEDAVSGFEATEVEVSKKEGKSADRLTPTPIDPEDIEVDINFQPDPTDLVLSSVPGGELFNPRKHKFSDEDLKPQPMIKKAKKVFVPTEQKDDKYWSRRKKNNVAAKRSRDARRLKENQITVRASFLERENAALRLQVAELRKDCGRCKNIMSRYEAKYGPL; this comes from the exons ATGGACATTCCCCCACCTAATATTCTCGAAGGCGACGATG AAATAGAGAAGAAGAAGTTGTGCTCTGCCGATAATGGCGAGGCCGGTGTTGGAGGGGCCAGTGGTGGGACTGGAGGTACAGGCATTGGAGGGGTGTCCGCCTCCCTTACCCCTGCCATCTGGGAGAAGACCATCCCCTATGATGGGGAGACCTTCCACTTGGAGTACATGGACCTGGATGAGTTCCTGCAGGAGAATGGCATCCCAGTCACCTTAGAGGAGGAGCTGCAGAAGAGCCTGGCCCAGGAGGAAACCAAGGGGACAAGACCCCCTTTCACCACCTCTGACACAGAGACCGTCACACTCACCTTAGAGCCAGCTGAACAAGAGAAGGAAGAAGAAGATGGGGACGATGAAGATGCTGTGTCTGGGTTTGAAGCAACGGAGGTTGAAGTGTCTAAAAAAG AGGGGAAGTCTGCAGACCGACTCACACCCACTCCCATCGACCCAGAGGACATTGAGGTGGACATCAACTTCCAGCCGGACCCCACAGATCTGGTGCTGTCCAGCGTGCCTGGGGGTGAGCTGTTCAACCCACGCAAACACAAGTTCTCTGACGAGGACCTCAAACCACAACCCATGATCAAGAAGGCCAAAAAGGTCTTTGTGCCCACTGAGCAGAAG GATGATAAATACTGGTCGAGGAGGAAGAAGAACAACGTGGCAGCCAAACGTTCACGTGACGCCCGGCGGCTGAAGGAGAACCAGATCACAGTGCGCGCTTCGTTTCTGGAGAGGGAAAATGCGGCGTTGCGGCTACAAGTGGCTGAGTTGCGAAAGGACTGTGGTCGCTGCAAGAACATTATGTCCCGATATGAAGCCAAATACGGACCATTGTAA